A section of the Pseudomonas prosekii genome encodes:
- a CDS encoding class I SAM-dependent methyltransferase produces the protein MIAPLDLQQALAELLGDAQLVPVPLPDTELKLWLIDGDNMDRAFSPEETRRILHEPPYWSFCWASGLAVARYLAEFPDWVKGKRVLDFGAGSGVAGIAAVKAGALEVVACDLDPLAIAACRANAQLNDVELNYSTDFFAEADRFDLILVADVLYDRANLPLLDEFLSRGQEALVADSRVRDFRHPLYRRIEMLEAMTLPDLAEPEEFRHVSLYHARRG, from the coding sequence ATGATTGCACCGCTCGACCTGCAACAGGCGTTGGCTGAACTGCTCGGTGATGCGCAACTGGTGCCAGTGCCGTTGCCCGACACCGAGCTGAAACTCTGGCTGATCGACGGCGACAACATGGACCGCGCCTTCAGCCCGGAAGAAACCCGGCGGATTCTCCACGAACCGCCGTACTGGAGTTTTTGCTGGGCCAGCGGCTTGGCGGTGGCGCGATACCTCGCTGAGTTTCCCGACTGGGTCAAAGGCAAACGAGTGCTGGATTTTGGCGCGGGCTCGGGTGTGGCGGGGATTGCTGCGGTCAAGGCTGGCGCGCTGGAAGTGGTGGCGTGTGATCTGGATCCGCTGGCGATTGCGGCGTGTCGGGCGAACGCCCAGCTTAATGACGTAGAACTCAATTACTCGACGGACTTCTTTGCCGAGGCGGACCGCTTTGATCTGATCCTGGTTGCCGACGTGCTGTACGACCGGGCGAATCTGCCGTTGCTCGATGAGTTCTTGAGTCGCGGCCAGGAGGCCTTGGTCGCAGATTCGCGGGTCCGCGATTTTCGCCATCCGTTGTACCGGCGCATCGAAATGCTCGAAGCCATGACCTTGCCCGATCTGGCCGAGCCGGAAGAGTTTCGGCATGTGAGCCTTTACCATGCTCGGCGCGGCTAA
- the ribD gene encoding bifunctional diaminohydroxyphosphoribosylaminopyrimidine deaminase/5-amino-6-(5-phosphoribosylamino)uracil reductase RibD codes for MTTSPEQAVLDAHYMARALELARKGHYTTHPNPRVGCVIVRDGQIVGEGWHVRTGEPHAEVHALRAAGDKARGATAYVTLEPCSHHGRTPPCADALVNAGLARVVAAMQDPNPSVAGRGMQRLAQAGIAIASGVLEGEARKLNEGFLKRMEHGLPFVRVKLAMSLDGRTAMESGESQWITGPAARSAVQRLRAQASVVLTGADTVLADNARLTVRAEELGLDAEQTALAMSRPPLRVLIDGRLRVPLDAPFFKAGPALVATCMAIEEQYANGPECLIVAGDDGLVDLRKLLVELANRGVNEVLVEAGPRLAGAFAQQGLVDEFTIFIAGKFLGSSARPLLDWPLALMKDAPELKITEIRAVGDDWRVTAIPSPAASV; via the coding sequence ATGACCACCTCCCCAGAGCAAGCCGTCCTCGACGCCCATTACATGGCCCGCGCGCTGGAACTGGCGCGCAAAGGTCACTACACGACGCACCCGAATCCGCGCGTTGGTTGTGTGATCGTGCGGGACGGGCAGATTGTCGGCGAAGGCTGGCACGTACGCACCGGCGAACCGCATGCCGAGGTCCACGCCTTGCGCGCCGCCGGTGACAAGGCTCGCGGCGCTACCGCTTACGTGACCCTCGAACCGTGCAGCCACCATGGCCGCACGCCGCCGTGCGCCGATGCGCTGGTGAACGCAGGCCTCGCGCGGGTAGTCGCGGCGATGCAGGACCCGAACCCGTCGGTCGCCGGTCGCGGCATGCAGCGCTTGGCGCAAGCCGGGATTGCCATTGCAAGCGGCGTGCTCGAAGGCGAGGCGCGCAAGCTTAATGAAGGTTTCCTCAAGCGCATGGAACACGGCTTGCCGTTCGTGCGGGTGAAGTTGGCCATGAGCCTCGACGGGCGCACGGCGATGGAAAGCGGCGAAAGCCAATGGATCACCGGCCCGGCCGCGCGTTCGGCGGTGCAACGCCTGCGCGCCCAGGCCAGCGTGGTGCTGACCGGCGCCGACACCGTGCTGGCGGACAACGCACGGCTGACCGTACGCGCCGAAGAATTAGGCCTCGACGCCGAGCAGACTGCGCTGGCCATGAGCCGACCGCCGCTGCGCGTGTTGATCGACGGCCGCCTGCGCGTGCCGCTGGATGCGCCGTTTTTCAAGGCTGGCCCGGCGTTGGTCGCGACCTGCATGGCGATTGAAGAACAATACGCCAACGGCCCGGAATGCCTCATTGTCGCGGGCGACGATGGTTTGGTGGACCTGCGCAAGTTGCTGGTCGAACTGGCGAATCGCGGGGTCAACGAAGTGTTGGTCGAGGCCGGTCCGCGTCTGGCCGGGGCATTTGCCCAACAGGGGCTGGTCGACGAGTTCACGATCTTCATTGCCGGCAAGTTTCTCGGCTCCTCCGCCCGGCCATTGCTCGACTGGCCACTGGCGCTGATGAAAGACGCGCCCGAGCTGAAAATCACCGAAATCCGCGCGGTTGGCGATGACTGGCGAGTCACTGCCATTCCTTCTCCAGCGGCGAGCGTATAA
- a CDS encoding riboflavin synthase — protein sequence MFTGIIESIGSIRALTPKGGDVRVHVETGKLDLSDVKLGDSIAVNGVCLTAVELPGNGFAADVSRETLDCTAMNDLKSGSPVNLEKALTPTTRLGGHLVSGHVDGVGEVVSRTENARAVEFRIRAPKDLAKYIAHKGSITVDGTSLTVNAVDGAEFLLTIIPHTLSETIMASYQPGRRVNLEVDLLARYLERLLLGDKAAESTSGGTITESFLAANGYLKS from the coding sequence ATGTTTACCGGCATCATCGAATCCATCGGCAGTATTCGTGCATTGACCCCAAAGGGCGGCGATGTGCGGGTTCACGTAGAAACCGGCAAGCTCGACTTGAGCGACGTCAAACTCGGCGACAGCATCGCGGTCAACGGCGTCTGCCTGACCGCGGTGGAACTGCCAGGCAACGGCTTTGCCGCCGACGTCAGCCGCGAAACCCTCGACTGCACCGCGATGAATGACCTGAAAAGCGGCAGCCCGGTCAACCTCGAAAAAGCCCTGACCCCGACCACTCGCCTTGGCGGGCACTTGGTCAGCGGTCACGTCGATGGCGTCGGCGAAGTCGTCAGCCGCACCGAGAATGCGCGTGCCGTGGAGTTCCGCATTCGCGCGCCGAAAGACCTCGCCAAATACATCGCCCATAAAGGCTCGATCACCGTCGACGGCACCAGCCTGACCGTGAACGCCGTTGATGGCGCCGAATTCCTGCTGACGATCATTCCGCACACCTTGAGCGAAACCATCATGGCGTCTTACCAGCCAGGTCGCCGGGTGAATCTTGAAGTGGACTTGCTGGCGCGTTATCTGGAGCGCCTGTTGTTGGGCGACAAGGCTGCCGAGTCGACGTCCGGTGGCACCATTACCGAAAGCTTTCTGGCCGCCAACGGCTACCTCAAATCCTGA
- the trxA gene encoding thioredoxin — protein sequence MSQETPYIFDATTADFDQSVIENSFHKPVLVDFWAEWCAPCKAMMPMLQTVAESYQGELLLAKVNCDAEPDIVARFGIRSLPTVVLFKDGQPVDGFAGAQPESAVRTMLEPHVQMPPPAAADPFEQAQALFDDGRFADAEAVLAVLLGEDNTNAKALILYARCLTERGELGEAQTVLDAVKTDEHKAALAGAKAQIQFLGQAKDLPDAADLKARLAKNPQDDEAVYQLAIQQLARQQYEPALDSLLKLFIRNRSYSEGLPHKTLLQVFELLGNDHPLVTTYRRKLFAALY from the coding sequence ATGAGTCAGGAAACGCCGTACATCTTCGACGCCACGACTGCTGATTTCGACCAGTCGGTGATCGAGAACTCTTTCCACAAACCGGTGCTGGTGGATTTCTGGGCCGAATGGTGTGCGCCGTGCAAAGCCATGATGCCGATGCTGCAAACCGTCGCCGAGAGCTATCAGGGCGAGTTGTTGCTGGCCAAGGTCAATTGCGACGCCGAGCCGGACATCGTCGCGCGTTTCGGCATTCGCAGCCTGCCGACCGTGGTGCTGTTTAAGGACGGGCAACCGGTCGACGGTTTTGCCGGCGCGCAACCGGAATCCGCCGTGCGCACGATGCTCGAACCGCATGTGCAAATGCCGCCGCCGGCCGCTGCCGATCCGTTCGAACAGGCCCAGGCGTTGTTCGACGATGGCCGTTTTGCTGACGCCGAAGCCGTGCTCGCAGTGCTGCTGGGCGAAGACAATACCAACGCCAAAGCGCTGATCCTCTACGCCCGCTGCCTCACCGAACGCGGCGAACTGGGCGAAGCGCAAACCGTGCTCGACGCGGTCAAGACCGATGAGCACAAAGCCGCCCTCGCCGGCGCCAAGGCGCAAATTCAGTTTCTCGGCCAGGCCAAGGACTTGCCCGACGCCGCAGATTTGAAAGCACGCCTGGCGAAAAACCCGCAGGACGACGAAGCGGTGTATCAACTGGCGATCCAGCAACTCGCGCGCCAGCAATACGAACCGGCGCTCGACTCGCTGCTGAAACTGTTCATCCGCAACCGCAGCTACAGCGAAGGCCTGCCGCACAAAACCTTACTGCAAGTGTTCGAACTGCTTGGCAACGATCATCCGCTGGTGACCACGTACCGCCGCAAACTGTTCGCCGCGCTGTACTGA
- a CDS encoding ABC transporter ATP-binding protein yields the protein MTQALIELSDLGFSWPGHPPLLDIPAFRLEPGETLFLKGPSGSGKTTLLGLLGGVQKPDRGSIRLLGQELTELGAGARDRFRVDHTGYIFQQFNLLPFLSVRENVELPCHFSKLRAERAKQRHGSVDQAAATLLAHLGLKDESILGRRADSLSIGQQQRVAAARALIGQPELVIADEPTSALDYDARENFIRLLFAECREAGSSLLFVSHDQSLAPLFDRNLSLAELNRAATPFEV from the coding sequence ATGACCCAAGCACTCATCGAACTGTCCGACCTGGGCTTCAGTTGGCCCGGTCACCCGCCGCTGCTGGACATTCCGGCGTTTCGCCTCGAACCCGGTGAAACCCTGTTCCTCAAAGGCCCCAGCGGCAGCGGCAAAACCACCTTGCTGGGCTTGCTCGGCGGCGTGCAGAAGCCTGATCGCGGGAGCATTCGTCTGCTCGGCCAGGAGCTCACCGAACTCGGCGCCGGTGCGCGCGATCGCTTTCGCGTCGATCACACCGGCTACATCTTTCAGCAGTTCAACTTGCTGCCCTTTCTGTCGGTGCGCGAGAACGTCGAGCTGCCTTGCCACTTCTCCAAATTGCGCGCCGAGCGGGCGAAACAGCGCCACGGCAGCGTCGATCAAGCCGCCGCGACGCTGCTCGCGCATTTGGGTTTGAAGGATGAAAGCATCCTCGGCCGCCGCGCCGATTCGTTGTCCATCGGCCAGCAACAACGGGTCGCCGCCGCGCGCGCGTTGATCGGTCAGCCAGAACTGGTGATCGCCGACGAACCGACCTCGGCGCTGGATTACGACGCACGGGAAAACTTCATTCGCCTGTTGTTCGCCGAATGCCGCGAGGCGGGTTCGAGCCTGTTGTTCGTCAGCCATGACCAGAGCCTCGCGCCGCTGTTCGACCGCAACCTGTCGCTGGCCGAGCTCAATCGCGCCGCCACCCCGTTCGAGGTCTGA
- a CDS encoding ABC transporter permease has product MYLFRLALASLANRRFTAILTAFAIALSVCLLLAVERVRTEAKASFASTISGTDLIVGARSGSVNLLLYSVFRIGNATNNIRWDSFEHFANNPKVKWAIPMSLGDSHRGYRVMGTTEAYFEHYQYGRQQHLAIADGRAFASDPFEVVLGAEVADALHYKLGDKLVLAHGVAVISLVKHDDKPFTVVGILKRTGTPVDRTLHISLGGMEAIHVDWHNGVPAQGKGRISADQARNMDLTPQAITAFMLGLNSKISTFAVQREINEFRGEPMLAILPGVALQELWSLMSTAEKALLVVSLFVVLTGLIGMLTAILTSLNERRREMAILRSVGARPWHIATLLVLEAFALALSGVIAGVALLYVGIAAAQGYVQANYGLYLPLAWPSEYEWTLLGGILLAALLMGSVPAWRAYRQSLADGLSIRL; this is encoded by the coding sequence ATGTATTTGTTTCGTCTAGCCCTGGCCAGCCTGGCTAACCGCCGCTTTACCGCGATTCTCACCGCGTTCGCCATCGCCTTGTCGGTGTGCCTGTTGCTGGCCGTGGAACGCGTGCGCACCGAGGCCAAAGCCAGTTTTGCCAGCACCATCAGCGGCACCGACTTGATCGTCGGCGCCCGTTCCGGTTCGGTGAATCTGCTGCTGTATTCGGTGTTCCGCATCGGCAACGCCACCAACAACATTCGCTGGGACAGCTTCGAACACTTCGCCAATAACCCGAAAGTGAAGTGGGCGATCCCGATGTCGCTCGGCGATTCACATCGCGGTTATCGAGTGATGGGCACCACCGAGGCCTACTTCGAGCATTACCAGTACGGCCGCCAACAACACCTGGCGATCGCCGATGGCCGCGCATTTGCCAGCGATCCGTTTGAAGTGGTGCTCGGCGCCGAAGTCGCCGATGCGCTGCATTACAAACTCGGCGACAAACTGGTGCTGGCCCACGGCGTGGCGGTGATCAGCCTGGTCAAGCACGATGACAAACCGTTCACCGTGGTCGGCATTCTCAAGCGCACCGGCACCCCGGTGGACCGCACGTTGCACATCAGTCTCGGTGGCATGGAAGCGATTCACGTTGACTGGCATAACGGTGTGCCCGCGCAGGGCAAGGGCCGGATCAGCGCCGATCAGGCGCGCAACATGGACCTCACGCCGCAAGCGATTACCGCGTTCATGCTCGGACTCAACAGCAAGATCTCGACCTTCGCGGTGCAACGCGAGATCAACGAATTCCGTGGCGAACCGATGCTCGCGATCCTGCCGGGCGTGGCGTTGCAAGAGCTGTGGAGCCTGATGAGCACGGCGGAAAAAGCCTTGTTAGTGGTGTCGTTGTTTGTGGTGTTGACCGGGTTGATCGGCATGCTCACGGCGATTCTCACCAGCCTCAATGAGCGTCGTCGCGAGATGGCGATCCTGCGTTCGGTGGGCGCGCGACCGTGGCACATCGCAACGTTGCTGGTGCTGGAAGCCTTTGCCCTGGCGTTGTCCGGGGTGATTGCCGGCGTCGCGTTGCTGTACGTCGGCATCGCCGCCGCGCAAGGTTACGTGCAAGCCAATTACGGTTTGTATCTGCCGCTGGCGTGGCCGAGCGAATATGAATGGACGCTGCTCGGTGGCATCCTGCTCGCTGCGCTGCTGATGGGCAGCGTGCCGGCCTGGCGCGCGTATCGCCAATCGTTGGCCGATGGCCTGTCGATCCGACTTTAG
- the nrdR gene encoding transcriptional regulator NrdR: MHCPFCGANDTKVIDSRLVAEGEQVRRRRECLACGERFTTFETAELVLPRLIKTDGSRQPFDEEKLRAGMHRALEKRPVSVERLESSLVHIKHKLRATGEREVKSLVVGELVMAELQKLDEVAYIRFASVYRRFQDLNEFREEIDRLAREPVKE, encoded by the coding sequence ATGCACTGTCCCTTCTGCGGTGCCAACGACACCAAGGTCATCGACTCGCGTCTGGTCGCCGAGGGCGAACAGGTGCGCCGCCGGCGTGAATGCCTGGCCTGCGGCGAACGTTTCACGACGTTCGAGACCGCCGAACTGGTGTTGCCGCGCCTGATCAAAACCGACGGCAGCCGTCAGCCGTTCGACGAAGAAAAACTGCGCGCCGGCATGCATCGTGCGCTCGAGAAGCGCCCGGTGAGTGTCGAGCGTCTTGAATCGTCGCTGGTGCACATCAAACACAAACTGCGCGCCACCGGCGAACGCGAGGTCAAGTCCCTCGTGGTCGGTGAACTGGTGATGGCCGAGCTGCAAAAGCTCGACGAAGTCGCCTACATTCGTTTCGCCTCCGTGTATCGGCGCTTCCAGGACCTCAACGAGTTCCGCGAAGAGATCGATCGCCTGGCCCGTGAGCCGGTGAAAGAATGA
- a CDS encoding DUF2796 domain-containing protein — protein MRRLLLALPFALLPLAAAHAVDEHDHDHEHGSLSAHEHGVGRLNAALDGQTLELELESPAMNLVGFEHAATTDADKAKVAAARAKLENPLALFNLPKAAGCKVATQELESPLFGDKPDADDDHDEADKDGHEHHHEHSEIQAHYQFSCSAPGALKTLDLANIFNTFPATQKIQVQLISPSGQQGVEVTAKAAALKF, from the coding sequence ATGCGTCGTCTGCTTCTTGCTTTGCCGTTTGCCCTGTTGCCGCTGGCCGCCGCCCATGCTGTGGATGAACATGATCACGACCATGAGCATGGCAGCCTCAGCGCTCACGAACATGGGGTCGGTCGCTTGAACGCGGCGCTGGATGGCCAGACGCTGGAGTTGGAGCTGGAAAGCCCGGCGATGAATCTGGTGGGTTTTGAACACGCGGCCACTACTGATGCCGACAAGGCCAAAGTCGCCGCCGCGCGCGCGAAACTGGAAAATCCGTTGGCGCTGTTCAATCTGCCGAAAGCCGCCGGTTGCAAAGTCGCGACTCAGGAACTGGAAAGTCCGCTGTTCGGCGACAAGCCGGATGCCGATGATGACCACGACGAGGCGGACAAGGACGGTCACGAGCATCATCACGAGCACAGCGAAATTCAAGCGCATTACCAATTCAGTTGCTCGGCGCCGGGTGCGCTGAAAACCCTGGATCTGGCGAACATTTTTAACACCTTCCCGGCGACGCAGAAGATTCAGGTACAACTGATCAGCCCGAGCGGCCAGCAAGGCGTCGAAGTGACGGCCAAGGCTGCTGCGCTGAAATTCTGA
- a CDS encoding YbaY family lipoprotein, whose amino-acid sequence MSLRPLVLLSIFSLLVACSSDAPKPQPPKPGPAPQQAQKKAKEAANLGPLPAYQRELSGTLQGVPAGAEVELALLVIDAQDRPQQLLASSSLIGTNQILPFHLRFNPESFPAGARVELRGRASQSGQLILHLPSQVISQPTTQAMGQLQFVKAP is encoded by the coding sequence ATGTCGCTACGACCGCTCGTCCTGCTCAGTATTTTCAGCCTGCTGGTGGCCTGCAGCAGCGATGCGCCCAAGCCCCAGCCGCCGAAACCCGGCCCGGCGCCGCAGCAAGCACAGAAAAAAGCCAAGGAAGCCGCCAATCTCGGCCCGCTGCCGGCTTATCAACGTGAATTGAGCGGCACCCTGCAAGGCGTGCCGGCCGGCGCCGAGGTTGAACTGGCGTTGCTGGTGATTGATGCCCAGGACCGCCCGCAACAATTGCTCGCCAGTTCGAGCCTGATCGGTACCAATCAGATCCTGCCGTTTCACCTGCGCTTCAACCCGGAATCGTTCCCGGCCGGCGCGCGTGTTGAACTGCGTGGCCGCGCCAGCCAGTCCGGCCAGTTGATTTTGCATCTGCCATCGCAAGTCATCAGCCAGCCGACCACTCAGGCGATGGGCCAGCTGCAATTCGTCAAAGCCCCATGA